From Natronincola ferrireducens, the proteins below share one genomic window:
- a CDS encoding cache domain-containing protein: MKSFSSRIVFIFVILVIFIVFIFSMFNILDEQKIATKIMEENLKNLVYEKKSILDLRMRQVELEVEELAYWLESYEQMLPMGDIIYDIHKDGTYLEYGEEGNISLFVNSKTKLTEEIEKQIFYTKKLEDNFKRTINKNQDIVCVYTISNDGLLRVYPNMYETQLNSEYDFRKDYYFRYAIEETKGEGRAVWTKPYYDVADRGLVVTCAYPIYSKDKLQYVIFADVTLELLQKEIADFNIARFGYGFLIDDHGEIIYHPDYLEKPSKKGEELKNNILSLSNNEEFKFIIEDMIGGQTGQAYYFDEMTDSEKFVTYAPIEGTKWSVALVVNSNDYSIDIRKYLGRYFIGPLVIIIIFSMFVYMALKKVSNYLVELSYRAERVACGELMAVENVGGGDEIVTIANSLNTMSSNLKNHMESLIKTNTKLEAVFNSIKGVLFVIDKNYKLVNVNKLGRDIIKKDYPSFPGIHCFEFFKGCLRICEKCPVTKTMETGKESFKEMIWDNEIYHVRTYPILDEEGNIDEIVVYSTKETERAIIEREFHQREKLASIGQVSAAITHELRNPIAIINGSSYLLKDMVDSIDIKTHEKEEFHEILKEIDNSIKNSLTIINELLDFSRKSTTMEEKVDIIPLIRQILMIHKKNIVENNIVILEKFNKEEIWVFGNLDSLRLIFINLIDNALYEMKNGGTLIIKIDPLYDEGKVKLILKDTGKGMEEEVLSNIFKPFYTTKPRGIGNGIGMWLVYREIKNNKGTINIQSQLGKGTKVEINFNLYEEDEGGKDV, translated from the coding sequence ATGAAATCCTTTTCATCAAGAATAGTATTTATATTTGTTATACTAGTAATCTTTATCGTGTTTATATTTAGCATGTTTAATATTCTAGATGAACAAAAAATTGCTACAAAAATAATGGAGGAAAACCTTAAAAATTTAGTCTATGAAAAAAAATCTATTTTAGATTTACGGATGCGACAAGTGGAATTAGAAGTAGAAGAACTGGCCTATTGGTTGGAAAGCTATGAACAGATGCTGCCTATGGGAGATATTATCTATGATATACATAAAGATGGTACATATCTAGAGTATGGTGAAGAAGGAAACATAAGCCTTTTTGTAAATAGCAAAACAAAATTAACAGAAGAGATAGAAAAGCAAATATTTTATACAAAAAAATTGGAGGATAACTTTAAAAGAACGATAAATAAAAATCAAGACATTGTTTGCGTATATACAATATCTAACGATGGGTTGCTAAGGGTGTATCCTAATATGTATGAAACCCAGCTTAATTCTGAATACGACTTTAGAAAGGATTATTATTTTAGATATGCAATAGAAGAAACGAAGGGGGAAGGCAGGGCTGTATGGACCAAGCCTTATTATGATGTGGCAGATAGAGGATTGGTTGTAACCTGTGCTTATCCAATATATTCAAAAGACAAATTACAATACGTTATTTTTGCAGATGTAACATTGGAACTTTTGCAAAAAGAAATTGCTGATTTTAATATAGCTAGGTTCGGATATGGTTTTCTTATAGATGATCATGGAGAAATTATATATCATCCTGATTACCTAGAGAAGCCTTCTAAAAAAGGAGAAGAACTTAAAAATAATATTTTATCCCTATCAAATAATGAAGAATTTAAATTTATAATAGAAGATATGATAGGGGGTCAAACAGGACAAGCATATTATTTTGATGAAATGACGGATTCTGAAAAATTTGTTACCTATGCACCAATAGAGGGAACAAAATGGAGCGTTGCTTTGGTTGTTAATTCAAATGATTACTCAATAGATATAAGAAAATATCTGGGAAGGTACTTTATAGGACCATTAGTTATTATCATTATTTTTTCTATGTTTGTATATATGGCATTAAAGAAGGTTTCCAATTATTTAGTTGAGTTATCCTATAGGGCTGAAAGAGTAGCGTGTGGAGAATTGATGGCAGTGGAAAATGTGGGGGGAGGAGATGAAATAGTAACTATAGCTAATTCTCTAAACACCATGAGTTCCAATCTAAAAAATCATATGGAAAGCCTGATTAAAACTAATACAAAACTGGAAGCGGTTTTCAATAGTATAAAAGGTGTTTTATTCGTAATTGATAAAAATTATAAACTAGTAAATGTAAATAAATTAGGTAGAGATATTATTAAAAAAGACTATCCTTCATTTCCTGGAATCCATTGTTTTGAATTCTTTAAAGGATGTTTAAGGATTTGTGAAAAATGTCCAGTAACTAAAACAATGGAAACCGGTAAAGAAAGTTTTAAGGAAATGATTTGGGATAATGAAATTTATCACGTGAGGACCTATCCTATATTGGATGAGGAAGGAAATATAGATGAAATTGTAGTCTATAGCACGAAAGAAACTGAAAGGGCCATTATTGAGAGGGAATTTCATCAAAGGGAAAAGTTGGCCAGTATAGGACAAGTATCTGCTGCCATAACCCATGAGCTAAGAAATCCTATTGCTATAATAAATGGAAGTAGTTACTTGCTAAAGGATATGGTGGATAGTATAGATATAAAAACCCATGAAAAAGAAGAATTCCATGAAATTCTTAAGGAAATCGATAATAGCATTAAAAACTCCCTGACAATCATAAATGAATTGTTGGATTTTTCCAGAAAATCCACAACTATGGAAGAAAAGGTAGATATAATACCTTTGATCAGGCAAATATTAATGATCCATAAAAAAAATATAGTTGAAAATAATATAGTTATTTTAGAAAAGTTTAATAAAGAAGAAATATGGGTTTTTGGAAATTTAGATTCTTTAAGGCTAATATTTATAAATTTAATAGACAATGCTTTATATGAAATGAAAAATGGAGGTACGTTGATCATCAAAATAGATCCATTGTATGATGAGGGTAAGGTAAAACTTATTTTAAAGGATACAGGTAAGGGGATGGAGGAGGAAGTATTATCTAATATATTTAAACCTTTTTATACAACAAAACCAAGGGGAATAGGGAATGGTATAGGTATGTGGCTTGTCTATAGAGAGATTAAGAACAATAAGGGGACGATTAATATCCAAAGCCAATTGGGTAAGGGAACAAAAGTAGAAATAAATTTTAATTTATATGAGGAAGATGAGGGGGGAAAAGATGTTTAA
- a CDS encoding sigma-54-dependent transcriptional regulator, producing the protein MFNILLVDDDLGFIHIHKKILERKNYRVITANSGVEAIEILKRENISLVITDIVMPQMGGLELLRNIKKYWSDLPVIVLTGKSSIESAVQSMREGAYTYLTKPVNVDEFLIEINKCRTYQELKAENIYLKERLIQEKGEFLGKSSVVNGIRDKVMIAAPTNSTILITGESGTGKELIAELFHRKSLRKNKPLIKVNCAALSETILESELFGHEKGAFTGASERRIGRFEIAHEGTLFLDEIGDMSLNMQTKLLRVLQEKEFQRVGSSKTIYSDFRLIAATNKDLIKEVKEGNFREDLYYRINVIPVHITPLRERKEDIGVLFNHFIEKISIEMNRNIKPIDHELERILKTYNWPGNVRELKNIAERGVVFAREDKIDANFIKNQLIFNNDSSFDEKSLKEARENFEKNFIIEALIENQWNISKTAEEIGIARKNLYEKIKKYDLQEN; encoded by the coding sequence ATGTTTAATATACTGTTGGTAGACGATGATTTAGGCTTTATTCATATACACAAAAAGATACTTGAGAGAAAAAACTATAGAGTTATTACTGCAAATAGTGGAGTAGAAGCTATAGAAATACTTAAAAGGGAAAATATCTCTCTAGTTATAACAGATATAGTAATGCCCCAAATGGGGGGATTAGAGTTATTGAGAAATATTAAAAAGTATTGGAGTGACTTGCCTGTAATCGTGTTAACGGGTAAAAGCAGTATAGAATCTGCGGTACAATCCATGAGGGAAGGAGCCTATACATATTTAACTAAGCCAGTAAATGTTGATGAATTTTTAATAGAGATAAATAAATGTAGAACATACCAGGAATTAAAGGCTGAAAATATATATTTAAAAGAGAGACTAATTCAGGAGAAGGGGGAATTTCTAGGGAAGAGTAGTGTAGTCAATGGAATTAGAGATAAAGTTATGATAGCTGCTCCTACAAATTCAACGATACTCATTACGGGAGAAAGTGGGACAGGAAAAGAATTAATAGCAGAACTATTTCATAGAAAAAGTTTGAGAAAAAACAAACCCTTAATTAAAGTTAATTGTGCAGCACTTTCAGAAACCATCCTAGAAAGTGAACTCTTCGGCCATGAAAAGGGAGCTTTCACCGGGGCATCTGAAAGAAGAATAGGTAGATTTGAAATAGCCCATGAAGGAACCCTTTTTTTAGATGAAATAGGAGATATGTCTTTAAACATGCAAACAAAACTCCTAAGGGTCCTTCAAGAAAAAGAATTTCAAAGGGTAGGATCTAGTAAAACAATATATTCTGATTTTAGGCTAATAGCAGCCACAAATAAGGATTTAATAAAGGAAGTTAAGGAAGGAAACTTTAGGGAGGATTTATATTATAGAATAAATGTAATACCCGTTCATATTACACCCTTAAGAGAGCGAAAGGAAGATATAGGGGTTTTATTTAACCACTTTATTGAAAAAATCTCCATAGAAATGAATAGAAATATTAAACCAATAGATCATGAATTGGAAAGAATATTAAAAACCTATAATTGGCCAGGAAACGTAAGGGAATTAAAAAACATTGCAGAAAGAGGAGTGGTTTTTGCAAGGGAAGATAAAATAGATGCTAACTTTATAAAAAATCAGTTGATATTCAATAATGACAGTAGCTTCGATGAAAAATCTTTAAAAGAAGCAAGGGAAAACTTTGAAAAAAACTTTATTATAGAGGCATTAATAGAAAATCAATGGAATATTTCTAAAACAGCAGAGGAAATAGGGATTGCAAGGAAAAATTTATATGAAAAGATTAAGAAATATGATCTACAGGAGAATTAG
- a CDS encoding M20/M25/M40 family metallo-hydrolase: MILVQKGNATRMLEDIKTLSSFGNRFAGSEAEDKAADFVKKAFQQSGLEVIEEGFVTDAFEEIESYVKLNGKTYDTRAMYYSPATGDEGVEGELVFAGVGKEEDFEDLCVKDKIVIFHRDKETEKDQFWPEVRVAAKKGAKGVILINFDPWIFITTLETGLFDPEKRFLPVEPNPIPAVVVGRDSGKEILNEMEKGNKNIKIFTNTFNGKRESKNVRGIKLGTELPDEKIIIYGHRDAAGTPGANDNGSGTVIMMEIARLLKDMTTKRTVEIVSLGAEEQLGSVGSIEYIKKHENELHKIKASIELDMVGAGSPLWVMEGGNWPDTKIELSKDLCNHVKSAADELGYHIDLGFCVLGTPDSGRFAKAGVPTTWIWGPGDVHYHSPEDTWEKVDPNKVKAVCDIVLTSIYDLANQDEI; this comes from the coding sequence ATGATATTAGTTCAAAAAGGTAATGCTACAAGAATGCTTGAGGATATAAAAACTCTTTCAAGCTTTGGTAACCGTTTTGCGGGATCTGAAGCTGAAGATAAAGCTGCAGATTTTGTTAAAAAAGCCTTTCAACAATCGGGATTAGAAGTGATAGAAGAAGGGTTTGTGACAGATGCTTTTGAAGAAATAGAATCCTATGTTAAATTAAATGGCAAAACATATGATACGAGAGCCATGTACTATTCTCCAGCCACAGGAGATGAAGGGGTAGAAGGAGAACTTGTATTTGCAGGAGTAGGGAAGGAAGAAGACTTTGAAGATTTATGCGTAAAGGATAAAATAGTAATATTCCATAGGGATAAAGAAACAGAAAAAGATCAGTTTTGGCCAGAAGTAAGGGTAGCTGCAAAAAAGGGAGCAAAGGGCGTCATACTCATCAACTTTGATCCTTGGATATTTATTACTACTTTAGAAACTGGGTTATTTGATCCAGAAAAAAGATTTCTTCCAGTAGAACCAAATCCAATACCTGCGGTAGTAGTAGGTAGGGATAGTGGAAAAGAAATATTAAATGAAATGGAAAAAGGCAATAAAAATATAAAAATATTTACCAACACCTTTAATGGAAAAAGGGAATCTAAAAATGTAAGGGGGATAAAATTAGGTACAGAGCTTCCAGATGAAAAAATTATTATCTATGGTCATAGAGATGCAGCAGGAACACCTGGAGCCAACGATAATGGTTCTGGTACAGTTATCATGATGGAGATAGCAAGGCTTTTAAAAGATATGACAACAAAAAGAACGGTAGAAATAGTTTCATTAGGAGCAGAGGAACAATTAGGCTCTGTTGGTTCCATAGAATATATTAAAAAACATGAAAATGAACTACATAAAATAAAAGCTTCTATAGAATTGGATATGGTAGGGGCAGGAAGTCCCCTTTGGGTAATGGAAGGTGGAAACTGGCCAGATACAAAGATAGAGCTTTCAAAGGATTTATGCAACCATGTAAAATCTGCAGCAGATGAATTAGGATATCATATAGATTTAGGATTTTGTGTTTTAGGAACACCAGACTCTGGAAGGTTTGCTAAAGCAGGAGTACCTACTACTTGGATATGGGGACCAGGAGATGTTCACTATCATAGCCCAGAAGATACTTGGGAAAAAGTAGACCCAAATAAAGTAAAGGCAGTTTGTGATATAGTCCTTACTAGTATATATGATTTAGCAAATCAAGATGAAATATAG
- a CDS encoding tetratricopeptide repeat protein, whose product MDDYLLSQKKGFYQKLLRTFDYENKYQACEGADYDSLKFIDKYRIIDFFTSLLDSFSVENDLSNSINLLDMKLKEWNEKNPTRQIDKTHLLKKYYVLIEDRWAIVNPEVTGRGTSQYTIDRDYVDFVILFSKTTFFYPLFEEYRWKAILEDHNKKYSLEFTKDILLDGKKNIHSMIFHNHKGFRDAFLEALKRKINHESYSAWSQNIEYYFSLLMEIAHSEVSIHNIIQSMDKNKQKILATLAFNKLKEQSKQHRIGDLNFLSRLKYVPYELEGENITSPVKNSRLVAYKSNYYDNLNIFDRLDKVNRCFGNFEFNHYYSKLIKEISFIFRYLRNLFTVEQWEEIMETNSNIYLYYFSTYVLDRKDKLLQFKSIHIAPLIIDQMLIIEEPHYERNKNHLFTEDFKVELIQFYLEYIRGNNSAHFSFLMDFYFDLSRQQGMNNKDTTLVKKIKDKVVTELGKYVDQDNYRNILLEALNTFPVKDNFYLFDILSYCNGSNNELRDRMVDLIIQRYLEILSTDDFYSNYYDFKGINNLLAAIDTIRANEDNSKGIFIDWAKRLRAVGEEDKIDWHQYFLVAKKLRFHLGVLCKFIVICGWHDNIGNYILDTFKQLKKIKIQEASPLSWEEILYDTIRIPANDILRNEEILTFHIVKLLEAKDSLYVKNYVEEIVNYLNYFEAILFKDLIYIKKDPDKNLEAISLGMAIKSAYFLLNNENPIEALHYVNFIEDNLSGKITYFHEHDYLNLLKYYCFINIKDYDKAMEAANKIQDKSKSIPKIATVQYFKKNYSLAKQLFEKHLEDYKPEIETIVNYSAVLISMDMNKEAIEWCEQYINEYKEDYLLNANLACAYGNIDNVKSLYYFNEAKNKNPEYKPAIYGTVDNINRIVGELPEVIDSLDEFDKKGNLAKTFTENSQKTIRLLNKVAISDDEVRILKHINKAIQLISERPINIEKLSENELSDMIRDCLKMALDCYGYEVVREAPQGYAASKPGELDFFIYKSGENYRNIATGENKLWSQDKFKRQMGQLFGYLREYGGFGFTIIFNKETQLEKVLREREIILNNYYFENDKGEKIFDKIGAIVDMGCYSKEISGVLLTLHKNPEVEDSYVRIYHYIVNTSRQDRKHLAKQVRKK is encoded by the coding sequence ATGGATGACTATTTATTGAGTCAGAAAAAAGGGTTTTATCAAAAGCTCCTTCGAACCTTTGATTATGAGAATAAGTATCAAGCTTGTGAAGGAGCAGACTATGATAGCCTTAAATTTATTGATAAATATAGAATAATTGATTTTTTCACAAGTTTATTGGATTCCTTTAGTGTAGAAAATGACTTATCTAATTCTATCAATCTCCTTGATATGAAACTTAAGGAATGGAATGAAAAAAATCCTACAAGACAGATTGATAAAACGCATTTATTAAAGAAATATTATGTATTGATAGAAGATAGGTGGGCCATTGTAAATCCTGAAGTAACAGGAAGAGGTACTTCGCAATATACAATAGACAGAGATTATGTTGATTTTGTAATATTATTCTCAAAAACTACATTTTTTTATCCTTTATTTGAAGAATACAGGTGGAAAGCAATATTAGAAGACCACAATAAAAAATATTCCCTAGAATTTACAAAAGATATACTGTTAGATGGTAAAAAAAATATACACAGTATGATCTTCCATAACCACAAAGGGTTTAGAGATGCTTTTTTAGAAGCACTAAAAAGGAAAATTAATCATGAAAGTTACAGTGCTTGGAGTCAAAACATTGAATATTATTTTAGTTTATTGATGGAAATTGCTCACTCTGAGGTATCTATCCACAACATAATACAATCCATGGACAAAAATAAACAGAAAATATTAGCAACATTAGCATTTAATAAATTAAAGGAACAGAGTAAACAGCATAGGATTGGTGATTTGAATTTTTTAAGTAGATTAAAATATGTGCCTTATGAGCTGGAAGGGGAAAATATCACCAGTCCTGTAAAGAATTCTAGGCTGGTGGCCTATAAATCTAACTACTACGATAATCTTAATATCTTTGATAGATTAGATAAAGTCAATAGATGTTTTGGTAACTTTGAATTTAATCACTATTATAGTAAATTAATCAAAGAAATTTCATTCATATTTAGATACCTTAGAAATCTATTTACTGTAGAACAATGGGAAGAGATAATGGAAACAAATTCTAATATTTATCTTTACTATTTTTCAACTTATGTTTTGGATAGAAAGGATAAACTCCTTCAGTTTAAATCAATACACATTGCTCCATTGATAATTGACCAAATGCTTATTATTGAGGAACCTCACTATGAAAGAAATAAAAACCATCTATTTACAGAGGATTTTAAAGTAGAGCTAATACAGTTTTATCTTGAATATATACGGGGAAATAACTCGGCTCATTTTAGTTTCCTGATGGATTTTTATTTTGATTTATCCCGCCAACAAGGTATGAATAATAAAGACACAACGCTAGTAAAAAAGATTAAAGATAAAGTAGTAACTGAGTTAGGTAAATACGTTGACCAGGATAATTATAGAAATATATTACTTGAAGCATTAAACACATTTCCTGTAAAGGATAATTTCTATTTATTTGATATACTTTCCTACTGTAATGGGAGTAACAATGAATTAAGAGATAGAATGGTGGATTTAATAATACAGAGATATCTGGAAATCTTAAGTACAGATGATTTTTATAGTAACTACTATGATTTTAAAGGGATTAATAATTTGTTGGCAGCTATAGATACTATAAGGGCAAATGAAGACAACAGTAAAGGAATTTTTATTGATTGGGCTAAGCGTTTAAGAGCAGTAGGTGAGGAAGATAAGATTGATTGGCACCAATACTTTTTAGTAGCCAAGAAGTTAAGATTTCATCTTGGCGTGCTTTGTAAATTTATAGTAATCTGTGGATGGCATGATAACATAGGCAACTATATTTTAGATACCTTTAAACAGTTAAAGAAGATCAAGATTCAAGAAGCCAGCCCTTTATCCTGGGAAGAAATACTATACGATACAATTAGAATACCTGCTAATGATATTTTAAGGAACGAGGAAATTCTTACATTTCATATAGTAAAGCTACTTGAAGCCAAAGATAGTTTATATGTAAAAAATTATGTAGAAGAGATAGTAAACTATTTAAACTATTTTGAGGCTATATTATTTAAAGATCTTATTTACATAAAAAAAGACCCAGATAAAAATCTAGAAGCCATAAGTTTGGGAATGGCTATAAAAAGTGCATATTTCCTCTTAAACAATGAAAATCCCATAGAAGCCCTTCACTATGTCAATTTTATTGAAGATAATTTGAGTGGCAAAATAACATATTTTCATGAACATGATTATTTAAACTTACTAAAGTATTACTGTTTTATCAACATTAAAGATTATGATAAAGCAATGGAGGCTGCAAACAAGATACAGGATAAGAGCAAAAGTATTCCTAAGATAGCTACAGTTCAATATTTTAAGAAAAATTATAGCCTAGCCAAGCAATTGTTTGAAAAACACCTTGAGGATTATAAGCCAGAAATTGAGACTATCGTTAATTATTCAGCTGTTTTAATTTCTATGGATATGAACAAAGAAGCCATTGAGTGGTGTGAACAATATATTAATGAGTACAAAGAAGATTATTTGCTAAATGCTAACTTGGCATGTGCTTATGGAAACATTGACAATGTAAAATCCTTATATTATTTCAATGAAGCCAAAAATAAGAACCCAGAATATAAACCTGCAATATATGGAACTGTAGATAACATTAACAGAATTGTAGGTGAACTCCCTGAAGTTATAGATTCCCTTGATGAATTTGATAAAAAAGGTAATTTAGCTAAAACATTTACTGAGAATTCTCAAAAAACAATAAGACTGTTAAATAAAGTTGCTATTTCTGATGATGAAGTGAGGATATTAAAACATATTAATAAAGCTATACAACTTATTTCAGAGAGGCCTATTAATATTGAAAAACTTAGTGAAAATGAATTAAGTGATATGATTAGGGATTGTCTTAAAATGGCATTGGATTGCTATGGGTATGAAGTAGTAAGGGAAGCTCCCCAAGGTTATGCTGCAAGTAAGCCAGGAGAATTAGATTTTTTTATATATAAATCTGGAGAAAATTATAGAAATATTGCTACTGGTGAAAACAAACTATGGAGTCAAGATAAGTTTAAAAGGCAGATGGGTCAATTATTTGGATATTTAAGGGAATATGGGGGCTTTGGATTTACTATAATATTCAATAAAGAAACACAATTAGAAAAGGTTTTAAGGGAAAGGGAGATTATACTAAATAATTACTATTTTGAAAATGATAAAGGGGAAAAAATATTTGATAAAATAGGCGCTATAGTAGATATGGGTTGCTACTCAAAAGAAATCAGTGGTGTTCTATTAACCCTTCATAAGAATCCAGAAGTAGAAGACTCTTATGTTAGAATATATCATTATATTGTTAACACCTCTAGACAAGATCGAAAACATCTTGCTAAACAAGTGAGGAAGAAGTAG
- a CDS encoding glycoside hydrolase family 113, with product MSRNILISILSICIVFMFYFILDKLQTIDFNQGDESNKDPIDLTDSTASMEKPIGSQYKDEGEDVVDRKYQRGEFQAGINLLVYDQPNMSNATKLFKRLRNLGINSVAIVYPFVQSDWQADQVMIDPIITPDIEALKELILLAHAEDLSVMLRPILDEKTIMASGHWRGTIMPQNPQVWFDSYRALLLPYAELAQKTNVEIFNIGTELNSLQHNKYSDEWLRLILEIREVYQGKLIYSFNWDSFREIPLLEFVPMLDHVGIDAYFPLDAPDDAGIEDLKEAWEEWMSQIKDILNNQSVVITEVGVIPVAGAYRKPYIWSMPGGRLDWQAQANYYEATYSVWRLMSEGVYWWMVDVDEYDSNSIGFSPLGTPTEDVLKQIFLKKTPEDIRD from the coding sequence TTGTCAAGGAATATTCTCATAAGTATATTGAGTATCTGTATTGTATTCATGTTTTATTTTATATTAGATAAGCTACAGACAATAGATTTCAACCAAGGGGATGAATCTAACAAAGATCCAATTGATTTAACGGATTCAACTGCATCCATGGAAAAACCTATTGGTTCCCAGTACAAGGATGAAGGAGAGGATGTAGTAGACCGTAAATATCAACGGGGTGAATTTCAAGCGGGTATTAATCTACTTGTTTATGATCAACCAAATATGTCCAATGCTACAAAATTATTTAAACGTTTGCGAAATCTAGGGATAAATAGCGTGGCCATTGTATACCCCTTTGTTCAGTCGGATTGGCAAGCTGATCAGGTAATGATCGACCCTATAATAACACCTGATATAGAAGCCTTAAAAGAACTTATTCTATTAGCCCATGCTGAGGATTTAAGCGTGATGTTGCGACCTATTTTAGATGAAAAAACTATCATGGCCTCAGGTCATTGGAGGGGCACCATTATGCCTCAAAATCCCCAGGTATGGTTTGACAGCTACCGCGCATTATTACTTCCCTATGCAGAGCTAGCACAAAAGACAAATGTGGAGATATTCAATATTGGTACTGAGCTTAATTCACTTCAGCATAATAAATATAGCGATGAATGGCTAAGACTAATTTTAGAAATAAGAGAAGTTTATCAAGGAAAATTAATTTACTCATTTAATTGGGATTCTTTTCGGGAAATTCCTTTGCTTGAATTTGTTCCTATGCTGGATCATGTAGGGATTGATGCTTACTTTCCTCTAGATGCTCCAGATGATGCAGGTATAGAGGACCTTAAAGAAGCGTGGGAAGAATGGATGTCACAAATTAAAGATATACTTAATAATCAATCAGTTGTCATAACAGAAGTTGGCGTAATTCCAGTAGCAGGGGCCTATCGGAAGCCTTACATATGGAGTATGCCTGGTGGAAGGCTTGATTGGCAAGCACAAGCCAATTACTACGAGGCAACCTATAGTGTTTGGAGGTTGATGAGTGAAGGGGTGTATTGGTGGATGGTTGATGTGGATGAATATGATTCCAATAGTATAGGTTTTTCACCACTAGGAACACCAACAGAGGATGTGCTAAAGCAGATTTTTCTGAAAAAAACACCTGAAGATATTAGGGATTAA